One region of Pyramidobacter sp. YE332 genomic DNA includes:
- a CDS encoding MmgE/PrpD family protein yields MKEMYLTEKFARFIAETNYESLPESVVYLAKERIMDTLGAAVAGSINWDYREQIKLACRHLGIGNCGVIGSNEKVFPAAHAAMIDATYAHAVELDDGHKNAGCHAGAVIVPTALVMGNALGRTGKEIVAAVAIGYEITYRIAAHVNPAQINKGFHPSSNCGAYGAMAAAGKLLALDAKQLANGLGQAGMLASGTMEATKSGQRSKCVQVGNAAYNGIMAAYIAQTGMEGCLSALEGPNGLFNTQSENVDVEAVCQGLGTVWSIGDTYNKMYPSCRHAQPGIEAVLDLASENNITPAQVESIWIGTHKVAYELTGTITAPQNSGEAKFSLAYGSAVALRDRRFGVVDLTPQHYRDLELLALARKVTCVIDPDVQSAFPKKRGAKVKITLKDGRVFEKELYDLKGSPGNPVGWNELEGKFRSNAAAALSEEKIGAILSFIGAFEKQNSVEPLMNLLNEAPA; encoded by the coding sequence ATGAAAGAAATGTACCTCACCGAGAAATTCGCACGTTTTATTGCCGAAACAAACTATGAATCGCTTCCGGAAAGCGTCGTCTATCTGGCCAAGGAACGGATCATGGACACTCTCGGCGCTGCGGTCGCCGGGAGCATCAACTGGGATTATCGCGAACAGATCAAATTAGCCTGCAGGCATCTGGGAATCGGGAACTGCGGCGTCATCGGTTCAAATGAAAAAGTTTTTCCCGCCGCCCACGCCGCCATGATCGACGCGACGTACGCCCACGCCGTCGAGCTCGACGACGGACACAAAAACGCCGGCTGCCACGCCGGGGCAGTCATTGTTCCTACGGCGCTCGTGATGGGGAATGCGCTCGGGCGGACAGGCAAAGAGATCGTTGCCGCCGTGGCGATCGGGTATGAAATAACTTACCGTATCGCCGCCCACGTCAACCCGGCGCAGATCAACAAGGGATTCCACCCTTCGAGCAACTGCGGCGCCTATGGGGCCATGGCCGCGGCCGGCAAACTTCTCGCGCTCGACGCGAAACAGCTTGCCAACGGTCTTGGCCAGGCGGGGATGCTCGCCAGCGGCACGATGGAAGCGACGAAGTCGGGGCAGCGTTCGAAATGCGTGCAGGTCGGCAACGCCGCCTACAACGGCATCATGGCCGCCTATATCGCCCAGACCGGCATGGAGGGGTGTCTTTCAGCGCTGGAAGGTCCGAACGGCCTGTTCAACACTCAGTCGGAAAACGTCGATGTTGAAGCGGTCTGTCAAGGTCTCGGCACGGTCTGGTCGATCGGCGACACCTACAACAAGATGTATCCTTCCTGCCGCCATGCTCAGCCCGGCATTGAAGCGGTCCTCGACCTGGCGTCGGAAAATAATATCACTCCGGCACAGGTGGAAAGCATCTGGATCGGCACGCACAAAGTCGCCTATGAGCTGACAGGCACCATCACGGCGCCGCAAAATTCCGGCGAGGCCAAATTCAGCCTTGCTTACGGTTCTGCCGTGGCGCTTCGCGACCGCCGGTTCGGCGTTGTCGACCTGACGCCCCAGCACTACCGGGATCTGGAGCTTCTCGCTTTGGCCCGGAAAGTTACCTGCGTGATCGACCCCGACGTGCAGTCCGCGTTCCCCAAAAAGCGCGGGGCCAAGGTGAAGATCACGCTGAAAGACGGACGCGTTTTCGAAAAAGAGCTTTACGACCTGAAGGGCTCGCCCGGCAATCCCGTCGGCTGGAATGAACTGGAAGGCAAGTTCCGTTCGAATGCCGCTGCCGCACTGTCTGAAGAAAAGATCGGCGCGATCCTCTCTTTCATCGGCGCGTTCGAAAAACAGAACTCCGTGGAACCGCTCATGAATTTGCTGAACGAGGCTCCCGCTTAA
- a CDS encoding IS5 family transposase (programmed frameshift) codes for MEERRYELTSSEWNRIKRMLPPEHPKSGQRGRPAKYDNRRIINGILWLARSGAPWRDLPERYGKWQAVYARFRLWKQRGIFEAIFAALSADADMENLSIDSTSCKVHQSANGRGKTPEGGKKGQAIGMSRGGKNTKIHAIVDGLGNPLALLLSPGNDHDSRHAVSLLGQAEIRGSNVIGDKAYGSQAIREYITSREGSYTIPPKSDNPEPWFIDEHVYKERHLVECFFQKIKWFRRIFTRYDKLDASFFAFVLVAASVILLK; via the exons ATGGAAGAGAGAAGATATGAACTGACCTCCAGCGAGTGGAATCGAATCAAGAGAATGCTGCCGCCCGAACACCCGAAATCAGGTCAACGTGGACGCCCGGCAAAATACGATAACCGCAGGATCATCAATGGGATTCTGTGGCTTGCCAGAAGTGGAGCGCCATGGAGAGATCTTCCGGAGCGTTACGGCAAATGGCAGGCAGTTTACGCACGTTTCAGGCTGTGGAAACAGCGGGGAATATTCGAGGCGATCTTTGCCGCCCTAAGCGCTGATGCCGACATGGAAAATCTCTCTATCGACTCCACGTCCTGCAAAGTACATCAAAGTGCCAACGGGAGAGGGAAAACCCCGGAAGGGGGAAAAAAGGGG CAAGCGATTGGCATGTCCAGAGGCGGCAAGAATACGAAAATTCATGCGATAGTAGATGGTTTAGGCAATCCGCTGGCGCTCCTGCTCAGTCCCGGCAATGACCACGATTCCCGCCATGCCGTGTCCTTGCTCGGGCAAGCGGAAATCAGAGGGAGCAACGTCATCGGCGATAAGGCTTACGGTTCGCAAGCCATCAGAGAGTACATTACTTCTCGGGAGGGAAGTTACACTATCCCGCCGAAGAGCGATAATCCCGAACCGTGGTTTATAGATGAGCATGTTTACAAGGAACGACACTTGGTTGAATGTTTCTTTCAGAAAATCAAATGGTTCCGTAGAATTTTCACCCGCTATGACAAACTTGACGCTTCGTTTTTCGCTTTTGTTCTTGTCGCTGCCAGTGTTATTTTATTGAAATAA
- a CDS encoding aldolase/citrate lyase family protein: MRRTMLYLPGNNPNMLVRGHLFGSDGIVMDMEDAVALSEKDAARVMISKFLRRGDFGSVEVTVRINGADTEFWKKDLEAVVPCKRLDGIRLPKADSPQVIKDVDEELSRLEDKYGIAQGHIKLFCILETAYGIWHAYDVAMASRRVTAILPGGEDLVADLKTSRTPEGTELEWSRRMIVIAARAAGVDAIDLMFPRVTDDEGLRRDAQFSKDLGFDGKSIIHPNQIPVIHEIFTPSEKEIEKAQRIIAAAEDARARGLGTVSVDGRMVDVPVVKRARYILVKAGLEKEDE; encoded by the coding sequence ATGCGCCGCACGATGCTCTATCTGCCCGGCAACAATCCCAATATGCTGGTGCGCGGTCATCTCTTCGGCTCCGACGGCATCGTCATGGACATGGAGGACGCCGTGGCGCTGTCCGAAAAGGACGCGGCCCGCGTCATGATCTCCAAATTTCTCCGGCGCGGCGACTTCGGCAGCGTGGAAGTGACGGTGCGCATCAACGGCGCCGACACCGAGTTCTGGAAGAAAGACCTCGAGGCCGTCGTTCCCTGCAAACGCCTCGACGGCATCCGCCTGCCCAAGGCCGACAGCCCGCAGGTCATCAAAGACGTGGACGAAGAGCTGAGCCGCCTCGAGGACAAATACGGCATCGCGCAGGGGCACATCAAGCTGTTCTGCATCCTCGAAACGGCCTACGGGATCTGGCATGCCTACGACGTCGCCATGGCTTCCAGGCGCGTGACCGCCATCCTGCCCGGCGGCGAAGATCTGGTCGCCGATCTGAAGACAAGCCGCACGCCCGAAGGCACCGAGCTGGAATGGTCGCGCCGCATGATCGTCATCGCCGCCCGCGCCGCCGGGGTGGACGCCATCGACCTGATGTTTCCCCGCGTCACCGACGACGAAGGTCTGCGCCGCGACGCCCAGTTTTCCAAGGATCTGGGGTTCGACGGCAAGAGCATCATCCATCCCAACCAGATCCCCGTCATCCACGAGATCTTCACGCCCTCGGAGAAGGAAATCGAAAAGGCGCAGCGCATCATCGCCGCGGCCGAGGACGCCCGCGCGCGCGGCCTCGGCACGGTGTCCGTGGACGGACGGATGGTCGACGTTCCCGTGGTCAAGCGCGCCCGTTACATTCTCGTCAAGGCCGGCCTGGAAAAGGAGGACGAATAG
- a CDS encoding amidohydrolase family protein translates to MIGEQGLYPLEKTIELAEHYGKKVMIHATNPPEEMGTVAELLRPGDILSHIFHGTGLHLYATGSIDRKIRDSQDRGVIIDVSPGQGNFSLAVAKRAIEDKFYPNTLSTDLNASNWNNPMVFSLTAVMSKFMALGMSLNDVIRTTTVTAAKAMQEVDLGTLKLGTTADITALKIIQKNVLFFDKFNNTLYGDQILSAVMTIVNGKILYQSTETL, encoded by the coding sequence ATTATCGGAGAGCAGGGATTATACCCTCTAGAAAAAACTATTGAACTCGCGGAACATTATGGGAAAAAAGTTATGATCCATGCAACCAATCCCCCTGAAGAAATGGGAACTGTCGCAGAGCTTCTGCGTCCTGGTGACATTCTTAGTCATATTTTCCATGGTACAGGACTACATTTGTATGCTACAGGTTCTATTGATAGAAAGATACGGGACTCACAAGATCGAGGAGTCATCATAGACGTATCGCCAGGTCAAGGTAATTTCTCGCTAGCGGTTGCTAAGCGTGCCATTGAGGACAAATTTTATCCTAACACACTCAGCACTGATTTAAACGCTAGTAACTGGAACAACCCTATGGTTTTCAGCCTTACTGCAGTCATGTCAAAATTTATGGCTCTCGGCATGTCTCTGAACGATGTTATTCGCACCACAACTGTTACAGCTGCAAAAGCAATGCAAGAAGTTGACCTTGGTACACTCAAACTTGGTACGACAGCTGATATCACAGCCCTTAAAATTATTCAAAAGAATGTTCTTTTCTTCGACAAATTTAACAATACACTTTATGGGGATCAAATTCTATCTGCTGTAATGACCATCGTAAATGGAAAGATTTTATACCAGTCCACAGAGACTCTGTGA
- a CDS encoding MmgE/PrpD family protein translates to MTCIEKMYDILNTIHFDVIPAEVKSKAKLLLSDYLGVLIAGSQKTEAQQLLAALQGKIQYPEVLACWLGTVSRLLDFDDGHRYAMGHPGVVVQSATLACAYIAQQIDGSKYIEALVRGYEMYCYLGRSVNPSAYTKRGFDSTAISGASAAAVVAAHILDLDSQKTKNAIALAATLCGGLNQAAIDGSSQKYILAGWAAQLGITAAQMAQAGIDGPSHALEGELGFCNAFSPEPNFNVLNNPQLRNDILRVYTKKFSCVRRIHTQLDLLESILHDNDLTEKDIERITVYGGEFLQPAGFYDPQNLAQAQTCIPYNLALLLHYGHVTEDDVRSNIGNTMISTLAKKVTVELDQEFILLSQKDKSLWGAAKLSVITHTGRTFRAEEIYPKGEFENPFTEDDTKSKFDILVTPVYGVDPTQELWTFISNIDKQCPIDFSKLHILDQTINEELVK, encoded by the coding sequence ATGACGTGTATCGAAAAAATGTATGACATTTTAAATACAATTCATTTTGACGTCATACCTGCAGAAGTAAAATCAAAAGCTAAACTACTCTTAAGTGATTATTTGGGGGTTCTGATTGCCGGCTCACAAAAGACGGAAGCTCAACAACTTTTAGCGGCGTTACAAGGGAAAATACAATATCCTGAGGTTTTAGCTTGTTGGCTTGGTACAGTTTCTCGTTTATTAGATTTTGACGATGGACATCGTTATGCTATGGGACATCCAGGGGTTGTCGTTCAGTCTGCGACATTAGCGTGTGCTTATATAGCGCAACAAATTGATGGGAGCAAATACATTGAGGCTCTTGTACGTGGATATGAAATGTATTGTTACCTAGGACGCAGTGTTAATCCTTCAGCCTATACCAAGCGAGGCTTTGACTCCACCGCGATTAGCGGTGCATCAGCTGCTGCCGTTGTCGCTGCGCATATTCTGGATTTAGATAGTCAGAAGACAAAAAATGCAATTGCCCTTGCAGCAACTTTATGCGGTGGGTTAAATCAAGCTGCGATCGACGGCTCATCTCAAAAATATATCCTAGCGGGCTGGGCAGCACAGTTGGGTATCACTGCTGCACAAATGGCCCAAGCCGGAATTGATGGCCCAAGTCACGCATTAGAAGGGGAATTGGGGTTCTGCAATGCTTTTTCTCCCGAACCTAATTTCAATGTACTAAATAATCCTCAGTTAAGAAATGACATTCTACGCGTTTATACTAAGAAATTTTCTTGTGTGCGCAGGATCCATACCCAACTTGATTTACTTGAATCAATTCTTCATGACAATGATTTGACCGAAAAAGATATCGAGCGAATCACGGTATATGGCGGAGAATTTCTTCAACCGGCTGGCTTTTATGATCCTCAAAACCTCGCACAGGCACAAACTTGTATTCCCTATAATCTTGCCTTGCTTTTGCATTATGGACATGTCACTGAAGATGATGTTCGTTCAAATATTGGTAATACAATGATTTCGACCCTAGCAAAAAAAGTGACCGTAGAATTAGATCAAGAGTTTATCCTTCTTTCCCAAAAGGATAAAAGTCTATGGGGTGCTGCCAAGCTTTCAGTTATAACTCATACTGGGCGTACCTTTAGAGCAGAAGAGATTTACCCTAAGGGAGAATTCGAAAATCCGTTTACTGAAGATGATACCAAATCAAAATTTGATATCCTAGTGACTCCCGTATACGGGGTTGATCCCACTCAGGAATTATGGACATTTATCAGCAATATTGACAAGCAATGTCCTATTGATTTTTCAAAACTCCATATTTTAGACCAGACCATTAATGAGGAGTTAGTAAAGTGA
- a CDS encoding nitroreductase family protein, producing the protein MNTVIQNILSRRSIRNYSDTPVELELLRTIIDCGLHAPTGHNTQRVRLFVQTKHESLARINAVIQRELLAHKLTENDIMDFSVARAKAPHYHFIYHAPVLISAVAPRDRTNGMAECAAAVENMLLAAHSLGLGACWINQPHWFTDVPALRALFVPLGLTDDEVILASLCVGHTNIDNPPVPSRKDGRIQSDISL; encoded by the coding sequence ATGAACACTGTTATTCAGAACATACTTTCGCGTCGCAGTATACGCAACTATTCAGATACACCGGTTGAATTAGAACTTCTCCGAACGATTATCGACTGTGGCTTACATGCGCCAACTGGGCATAATACACAAAGGGTAAGGCTGTTTGTGCAGACAAAACATGAGTCTTTAGCAAGAATTAATGCTGTCATACAGCGCGAACTACTCGCACATAAATTGACAGAGAATGATATCATGGATTTTTCGGTCGCACGTGCAAAGGCACCTCATTACCATTTTATCTATCATGCACCGGTACTAATCTCTGCCGTAGCCCCTCGAGACAGGACAAATGGAATGGCTGAATGTGCGGCAGCTGTCGAAAACATGCTACTGGCTGCACATTCATTGGGACTTGGCGCATGTTGGATCAACCAACCACATTGGTTCACTGATGTGCCGGCTCTCCGTGCGCTTTTTGTGCCACTGGGACTTACGGATGATGAAGTAATCCTCGCCTCGCTGTGCGTAGGACATACGAACATAGATAATCCGCCGGTTCCATCACGCAAAGATGGCCGCATCCAGAGTGACATTTCGTTGTAA
- the citD gene encoding citrate lyase acyl carrier protein, whose translation MKTASAGTLESMDCLVTVTEAAPGSGLVVELEGNGVSRFRSAMEKAVRDTLEALGANDLTVNVNDRGALDVVLEARVETAVKRLRGER comes from the coding sequence ATGAAAACAGCAAGCGCGGGCACGCTTGAATCGATGGATTGTCTGGTCACAGTGACCGAGGCAGCTCCCGGTTCCGGCCTCGTCGTCGAACTTGAAGGGAACGGCGTCAGCCGTTTCCGCTCCGCCATGGAAAAGGCCGTCAGGGACACGCTCGAAGCGCTGGGCGCCAACGACCTGACGGTGAACGTGAACGACCGCGGCGCGCTCGACGTGGTGCTCGAAGCGCGCGTCGAGACGGCCGTGAAGCGTCTGAGAGGTGAGAGATAA
- the leuD gene encoding 3-isopropylmalate dehydratase small subunit (catalyzes the isomerization between 2-isopropylmalate and 3-isopropylmalate in leucine biosynthesis) has product MSKLTGRAWVFDDNVDTDLIYHNKYLAETDPKQMPQYAFEYYPGQENFAKEASPGDFVVAGKNFGCGSSREHAVYCLEYAGIPCVLAETCSRIYYRNAINNGYPVLFVKGLSDAIHNGRIKNGDQLEVDLDTGSIRDLTSNQEFHGDAVSDLEHEIMEAGGLFGYMKKQGKH; this is encoded by the coding sequence ATGAGCAAACTGACCGGACGCGCCTGGGTTTTCGACGACAACGTCGACACCGACCTGATCTATCACAATAAATACCTGGCCGAGACCGACCCCAAGCAGATGCCCCAGTACGCCTTCGAATACTATCCCGGGCAGGAGAACTTCGCCAAAGAGGCAAGCCCGGGCGACTTCGTCGTCGCCGGCAAGAACTTCGGCTGCGGATCCAGCCGCGAGCACGCCGTCTATTGCCTCGAATACGCGGGAATCCCCTGCGTCCTCGCCGAAACCTGCTCGCGCATTTACTACCGCAACGCCATCAACAACGGCTATCCCGTGCTGTTCGTCAAAGGATTGTCCGACGCCATCCACAACGGCCGAATCAAAAACGGCGATCAGCTGGAAGTCGACCTCGACACCGGTTCGATCCGTGATCTGACCAGCAACCAGGAATTTCACGGTGACGCCGTCAGCGACCTCGAGCACGAGATCATGGAAGCGGGGGGATTGTTTGGGTATATGAAGAAGCAGGGGAAACATTGA
- a CDS encoding PrpF domain-containing protein: MADYKPNRKIPCVYMRGGTSKAVFFRDEDLPQDVAERDKVILSAFGSPDRRQIDGMGGANTSTSKVAVIKKSSRPGIDVDYSFGQVDVTAPIVGKTMNCGNISSAVGPYAIDEGLVKAVEPMTEVHIFNTNTQKEIVAQVPVKDGRAVTEGDFAIDGVPGTAAKVTLKFVAPQGAASGKLLPTGHVKDSITVDGTTYEYSFVDAANPVIFVHPEDFGVSGTEIPAEFNALPNCQEICRVLEIIRGTGAITLGFAKDLEDARKNSQTLPKIAFVRRPVDYTAGSGKPISAEDIDLVGRLFSVNMKMIDAYMGTGAICTITAANTPGTIVNEIVCGRGKRPDNHAAHIRIGHPWGVMDAYADLKDNSDGTHTVLSGNLDRTARRIMEGWVYVRD, encoded by the coding sequence ATGGCCGACTACAAGCCCAACAGGAAAATTCCCTGCGTCTATATGCGCGGAGGCACGAGCAAGGCGGTGTTCTTTCGCGACGAGGACCTGCCGCAGGACGTGGCGGAACGCGACAAGGTGATTCTTTCCGCCTTCGGTTCGCCGGATCGCCGCCAGATCGACGGCATGGGCGGCGCCAACACGTCCACCAGCAAGGTCGCCGTGATCAAGAAGAGCAGCCGTCCCGGCATCGACGTGGATTACTCGTTCGGCCAGGTCGACGTGACGGCGCCGATCGTCGGCAAGACCATGAACTGCGGCAACATCTCATCCGCCGTCGGGCCGTACGCCATCGACGAAGGCCTGGTGAAAGCCGTCGAGCCCATGACGGAAGTTCACATCTTCAACACCAACACGCAGAAGGAAATCGTCGCCCAGGTTCCCGTCAAAGACGGCCGCGCCGTCACCGAAGGAGATTTCGCCATCGACGGCGTTCCCGGCACGGCCGCAAAAGTCACGCTCAAGTTCGTGGCGCCTCAGGGAGCGGCCTCCGGCAAGCTGCTGCCGACCGGGCATGTCAAAGACTCCATCACTGTCGACGGCACGACCTACGAGTACAGCTTCGTCGACGCCGCCAATCCCGTGATCTTCGTCCATCCAGAGGATTTCGGCGTCTCCGGCACCGAGATTCCGGCGGAGTTCAACGCTTTGCCGAACTGCCAGGAAATCTGCCGCGTCCTCGAGATCATCCGCGGCACCGGCGCCATCACGCTGGGCTTCGCCAAAGATCTCGAAGACGCCAGAAAGAACAGCCAGACGCTGCCCAAGATCGCTTTCGTACGCCGGCCCGTCGACTACACGGCCGGCAGCGGCAAGCCCATCTCCGCCGAAGATATCGACCTGGTCGGACGTTTATTCTCGGTCAACATGAAGATGATCGACGCTTACATGGGCACCGGCGCGATCTGCACCATCACCGCCGCCAACACTCCCGGCACGATCGTCAACGAGATCGTCTGCGGCCGCGGCAAGCGCCCCGACAATCACGCCGCGCACATCCGCATCGGCCATCCCTGGGGCGTCATGGATGCCTACGCCGATCTGAAAGACAACTCCGACGGCACTCATACCGTGCTGAGCGGCAATCTCGATCGCACGGCGCGCCGCATCATGGAAGGCTGGGTCTACGTCCGCGACTAA
- a CDS encoding LysR family transcriptional regulator — MLNNYNYFITLAEEKNISRAAERLFISHQCLSKYLKNLEQEYRVTFFERSPRLKLTVAGEAMLNMLRQVQFLERNLESQLDDIRQSRRGIIRLGTTEGRYRILFPDLLSQFKKIYPDVLLEVSYATSEQLTESVLKNELDIVLMNKSFVNRSQLTVQPLLDERIYLVISDNMLEQYFPERYPECRELFAAEGADLKMFQHVPFILNRKSFNSRIMLDSYLQAHNLHLNCVMELTQLDLHFMMSARDYAASFCWSMYIPLIRRMNRADPERHLNVFPVKGVEALNHMVLVTQEGKILPEYGRELIEVIKRNCAGFEK, encoded by the coding sequence GTGCTGAACAATTACAACTATTTCATCACTCTTGCCGAGGAGAAGAACATCTCCCGCGCCGCGGAACGGCTGTTTATTTCCCATCAGTGTCTGAGCAAATACCTGAAAAACCTCGAGCAGGAATACCGCGTCACGTTTTTCGAACGCTCTCCCAGGCTGAAATTGACGGTAGCCGGCGAAGCCATGCTGAACATGCTGCGCCAAGTCCAGTTTCTCGAGAGGAACCTGGAAAGCCAGCTCGACGACATCCGTCAGTCCAGAAGGGGAATCATTCGTCTGGGAACGACCGAGGGACGCTATCGGATCCTGTTCCCCGATCTGCTGTCGCAGTTCAAAAAGATCTATCCCGACGTGCTTCTCGAGGTCAGTTACGCCACTTCCGAACAGTTGACCGAAAGCGTTCTCAAAAATGAGCTCGACATCGTGCTGATGAACAAGAGCTTCGTGAATCGCAGCCAGCTCACCGTTCAGCCGCTGCTGGACGAAAGGATCTATCTGGTCATTTCGGACAACATGCTTGAACAGTACTTTCCGGAGCGGTATCCGGAATGCCGGGAACTCTTCGCGGCGGAAGGCGCCGATCTGAAGATGTTCCAGCACGTTCCCTTTATCCTCAACCGTAAGAGCTTCAACAGCCGTATCATGCTGGACTCTTATCTGCAGGCCCATAACCTTCATCTGAACTGCGTCATGGAACTGACCCAGCTGGATCTGCATTTCATGATGTCCGCCCGCGACTACGCCGCCAGTTTCTGTTGGTCCATGTACATCCCGCTGATCCGGCGCATGAATCGGGCGGATCCCGAACGTCATCTGAACGTATTCCCCGTCAAGGGCGTCGAGGCGCTGAACCATATGGTTCTGGTGACTCAAGAGGGAAAAATCCTGCCGGAATACGGGCGTGAGTTGATCGAAGTGATAAAAAGAAACTGCGCCGGGTTTGAGAAATAA
- a CDS encoding MmgE/PrpD family protein: MTGLVQRLADFLVELHYKNIPNKTLDSAKQCILDSTGNMLYGCCTAVGEKAKAHIKAFPGDAKGSLVFVPGGDSFPADDAAFISTLMARSSDLDDGHRVAMGHPSSFLIPAVMTYGQVMNANGKEMLTAVIAGYETYIRIGETINPSSYRERGFESTSVTGSVACTAALGKLYNLDAAQMKDALGLAATFTGGLIEYQNDGSMGKVLSGAWAIRNAKMSLQLALSGFTGPEAIFEGKKGFAQAFSNHPKPEKAVAELGSVFKISEIYFKAHACMRGLHCAIDAVLDLRERFHLTPENIDSIIVYTTPFVGRLSKPCPRTEISAQNSLEFTMAVALKNGHIASERVLAAAMKQSDVFATAQKIKLVMDPEVSAFVQAHPSCWGSVRVSVGTKDGQTHETFVSLPRGEAENPFSWEELKQKFCRMTENTPYQPYASELAERLAHFEELSAPGNLYHPWNESRITHNRRSSHKKGR; the protein is encoded by the coding sequence ATGACTGGACTCGTACAACGGTTAGCAGATTTCCTCGTGGAACTACATTATAAAAACATTCCCAATAAGACGCTTGACTCAGCCAAACAGTGTATCCTCGATTCAACGGGCAATATGCTCTATGGTTGCTGCACCGCCGTCGGCGAAAAAGCAAAAGCACATATCAAGGCTTTTCCCGGCGACGCAAAAGGATCACTCGTCTTTGTTCCCGGAGGGGATTCTTTTCCCGCCGACGATGCCGCTTTCATCTCTACATTGATGGCGCGGTCGTCGGACTTAGACGATGGTCACCGTGTTGCTATGGGGCATCCCAGCAGTTTCCTCATTCCCGCCGTGATGACTTATGGTCAGGTTATGAACGCGAACGGCAAAGAGATGCTTACAGCCGTTATCGCCGGATATGAAACGTACATCCGGATCGGGGAAACAATCAACCCTTCTTCGTACCGTGAGCGCGGTTTTGAATCAACCAGCGTCACCGGTTCCGTAGCGTGTACAGCCGCGCTTGGTAAACTTTACAATCTTGATGCAGCCCAGATGAAGGACGCTCTTGGTCTCGCAGCAACATTCACAGGAGGGCTCATCGAATACCAAAATGATGGATCCATGGGGAAGGTGCTCAGCGGCGCTTGGGCGATCAGAAACGCCAAGATGTCTCTACAACTGGCGCTCAGCGGCTTTACGGGCCCGGAAGCGATATTCGAAGGGAAAAAAGGTTTCGCTCAGGCATTCTCCAACCATCCCAAACCGGAAAAAGCCGTAGCGGAGCTTGGCTCCGTCTTCAAAATCTCCGAAATCTACTTCAAAGCTCACGCCTGTATGCGCGGCCTCCACTGCGCTATCGACGCCGTTCTCGATCTGCGAGAAAGATTCCATTTGACTCCCGAGAACATAGATTCAATCATCGTCTACACCACGCCTTTTGTGGGGCGTTTGTCAAAACCCTGTCCTCGGACGGAGATTTCGGCACAGAACAGCCTCGAATTCACCATGGCTGTGGCGTTGAAAAATGGACACATCGCCAGCGAACGCGTACTGGCAGCTGCCATGAAACAATCTGACGTTTTTGCAACAGCTCAGAAAATAAAGCTCGTCATGGACCCAGAGGTCAGCGCCTTTGTGCAGGCTCATCCCAGCTGTTGGGGCTCAGTCCGGGTATCCGTGGGAACAAAGGACGGGCAAACACACGAGACGTTCGTCTCCTTGCCGCGGGGAGAAGCGGAGAACCCCTTCTCGTGGGAAGAACTGAAACAAAAATTCTGCCGAATGACGGAGAACACGCCTTACCAGCCTTACGCTTCGGAACTTGCTGAAAGGCTCGCCCATTTTGAAGAACTCTCAGCGCCTGGAAATCTTTATCATCCTTGGAACGAGAGCCGCATCACGCACAATCGACGCAGTTCTCACAAGAAAGGCCGATGA